From the Burkholderia sp. WP9 genome, the window ACTTCATCGGCCTCGGCAATATCCTGCCGGTCACGTACGATGGCGCGGGCGGCGTGAGCCTGCCGGGCGGCCGGCGCATCAACGTGGCGCAGCCGGCGCGCGTGCCGGCGTCCAGCAGCGATATCCGTCTGCTGATCCGCCCGGAAGACGTGTGCCTGAAAGCGGCGTCCGACGCGGCGGGCCCGAACCGGCTGCAAGGCACCGTGACGTTTATCCGCGACGTGGGCGCATCGCTCGAAGCGACCATCGACTGCGCCGGCTTTACGCTGACCGCCGCCACCACGCCGCGCGAAACGCCGGGGCTCGCGCTCGGCATGCCGGTGTTCGCGGAATTGCCGCCGCATGCGTGCAAGCTGATCGCCGCGCGCGCCGCACACTGACTTCAGGCAAGACTCAGGCACTCGAGCGCACCACTGAATCACTCAAGAATTCGCCCATTCCAATACCGATATTTTCGACAGAGGACAGACCATGAACCAGCGCCCCGTTGCCCAATCCAGCACCCGCCGGGTGTTCGCCACACTCGCCGCGACGCTCGCCTTCACCGCTCTCGGCGCGCTGTGCGCGTTGCCGTCCACCGCGCATGCGGATGCGCTCGACAACATCGCCAAGTCGGGCACGGTGCGCATCGGCGTATTCGAAGACTATCCGCCGTTCGGCTCGATCGGCCCGGACATGAAGCCGATGGGCTACGACATCGACGTGGCCAACCTGATCGGCCGCGCGCTCAACGCCAAGGTCGAACTCGTACAGGTAACGGGCGACAACCGTATGGCTTACCTCGCCGACCACAAGGCGGACATGCTGCTGTCGGTCGGCCAGACGCCGGAGCGCGAGAAGGTGATCGATTTCTCGCAACCGTACGCGCCCTACTACCTCGCCGTGTTCGGCCCGAAAGCGTTGCCCGTGAAGAACGCCGCTGACCTCGCCGGCAAGTCGATTTCGGTCGCGCGCGGCACGCTGGAAGACCTGAGCGTAACCAAGATCGCGCCACCCACCGCGAACATCAAACGTTTCGACGATCCTAACGGCGCAATTTCGGCGTTTCTTTCTGGTCAGGTACAGTTGATGGTAGTCGGCAACGACGTCGGCGCCACGATTCTCGCGCGTCATCCGGCCAATGATCCCGAGCAGAAGTTCTCGCTGTTCAGCTCGCCCGATCACGTCGGCTTGAACAAGAACGAGCCGCGTCTGAAGCAGAAGGTCGACGAAACGATTGCCAAGGCCCGCAAGGACGGCACCATGAACGCGATTTCGCAGAAGTGGCTGCGCGCGCCGCTGCCGGCCGACCTCTGAACCTTTTTTGCGCGCGCCACGAAGCGTAATCCCGCAGGAGATTGCCCGCGTGGCGCAGCGCCGGAGTTTGACCTCACGATGAGCGCCACGCCATGACTTATGCGTTCGATTTCAGCGGCTTCGGCCTTTATGCGGGCATGCTCGCGCGCGGCGTCGCCGTGACCTTGGGGCTGACGGCCGTCTCCACCGTGCTCGGCGCGATTGTCGGCATTGCCGGCGCGAGTGTGGCGGTGGCCGGGCCGAAATGGGCGCGCTGGGTGGTGGCGAGTTATGTGGAGTTGATCCGCAATACGCCGTTCATCGTGCAGTTGTTCTTCGTGTTCTTCGGCTTGCCGAGCCTCGGCATTCATATCGACGAAGTGCAGGCCGCGATTCTGGCCATGACCGTCAATCTCGGCGCGTACGCGATCGAAATCGTGCGCGCCGGCATCGACTCGATTTCCCGCGGCCAGGTGCAGGCCGCGCAGGCGCTCGGCTTGCACGGAGGGCAGGTGTTTCGCTATGTCGTGCTGCCGCAGGCCATCGCCAACGTGTTTCCCGCGCTGCTGAGCCAGGTGCTGATCGTCATGCTCGGCTCGGCCGTGGTCTCGCAGATCTCCGTGCCCGATCTCACCTACGCGGCCAACTTTATCCAGTCGCGCAACTTCCGCTCGTTCGAAAGCTACCTGATCATCACCGCCACGTATCTGTTGTTGTCCATCGTGTTGCGGCAAATCCTCAACCGGCTCGGCCGCGGTCTGTTCGCGGGCCGCGCGGCGCGCGGCAACGACAGCGCGCCGCGTAACTGGCGCAACCGCCTGATGTGGCGCGGTGCCCGCACTCTGCCCACGGAGCGTTGATCATGGTCGAATTCACGCTGTGGGACATTGCCCGCAATCTGTTGCTCGCCGCCCGCTGGACGGTGCTGCTTTCGTTGATCGCGTTCGTGGGCGGCGGCATCGTCGGGCTGATTCTGCTCGCCATGCGCGTGTCGCCGATCGCCTGGCTGCGCCGTATCGTCGTGGTGTACGT encodes:
- a CDS encoding transporter substrate-binding domain-containing protein gives rise to the protein MNQRPVAQSSTRRVFATLAATLAFTALGALCALPSTAHADALDNIAKSGTVRIGVFEDYPPFGSIGPDMKPMGYDIDVANLIGRALNAKVELVQVTGDNRMAYLADHKADMLLSVGQTPEREKVIDFSQPYAPYYLAVFGPKALPVKNAADLAGKSISVARGTLEDLSVTKIAPPTANIKRFDDPNGAISAFLSGQVQLMVVGNDVGATILARHPANDPEQKFSLFSSPDHVGLNKNEPRLKQKVDETIAKARKDGTMNAISQKWLRAPLPADL
- a CDS encoding amino acid ABC transporter permease; translation: MTYAFDFSGFGLYAGMLARGVAVTLGLTAVSTVLGAIVGIAGASVAVAGPKWARWVVASYVELIRNTPFIVQLFFVFFGLPSLGIHIDEVQAAILAMTVNLGAYAIEIVRAGIDSISRGQVQAAQALGLHGGQVFRYVVLPQAIANVFPALLSQVLIVMLGSAVVSQISVPDLTYAANFIQSRNFRSFESYLIITATYLLLSIVLRQILNRLGRGLFAGRAARGNDSAPRNWRNRLMWRGARTLPTER